The Acanthochromis polyacanthus isolate Apoly-LR-REF ecotype Palm Island chromosome 5, KAUST_Apoly_ChrSc, whole genome shotgun sequence genome includes a window with the following:
- the LOC127534128 gene encoding gastrula zinc finger protein XlCGF26.1-like isoform X3, which yields MDSSQKKCKHSNGMRCGTSEVDKDGSATTAKRDKSLSCEQCGKTFITATKLRIHKRIHTVEKPFRCDQCGKAFTKKSDLKRHQLVHSGVKPFSCDQCGKAFTDRSNLAKHQLIHSGVKPFSCDQCGQGFTHKNNLAKHQLIHSGVKPFTCDQCGKGFTRRSHLKRHQLIHSGVKPFNCDQCGKAFTRVLSLKSHQLIHSGEKLFDCDQCGKAFTRVLSLKSHQLIHSGVKPFSCDQCGQGFTHKSTLKTHQLIHSGVKPFNCDQCGKAFTHVLSLKSHQLVHSGVKPFSCDQCGKAFTQKSTLKNHQLIHSGVKPFNCDQCVKTFTQHEQLSIHQCPHSGRKRYHCDSCEKTFSSQQTLKYHQRIHTGHDVWICDHCGKLFVMYSQLKAHEVTHTGVKPYICDQCGKRYSSTAYLKVHQRVHTGERPYRCDKCKKTFTTLGSLKQHQQIHTRKKAFNQCHSENGTDGQNSQTCQHSANGEQCCFDQSGPTSNQQGTLQRHQRMHTGHRLNPCQEDFSMQDSVKVHEVLHKLKVLEIRLHRIQV from the exons atggattcttcacaaaaa aaatgtaaacacagcaatggaatGCGATGTGGGACTTCTGAGGTGGATAAGGATGGttcggcaacaacagcaaaaagagataaatcactcagttgtgagcaatgtggcaagacttttatcacagcaacaaagctaagaattcacaaacgtattcacactgtggagaaaccattcaggtgtgatcagtgtggaaaggcttttactaagaagagtgatttaaaaagacatcaactcgttcacagtggagttaaaccattcagctgtgatcagtgtggaaaggcttttactgacaGGAGTAATctagcaaaacatcaactcattcacagtggagttaaaccattcagctgtgatcagtgtggacaGGGTTTTACTCACAAGAATAATctagcaaaacatcaactcattcacagtggagttaaaccattcacctgtgatcagtgtggaaagggtTTTACTCGGAGgagtcacttaaaaagacatcaactcattcacagtggagttaaaccattcaactgtgatcagtgtggaaaggcttttactcgcgTGCTCTCTTTGAAAtcccatcaactcattcacagtggagagAAATTGTTtgactgtgatcagtgtggaaaggcttttactcgcgTGCTCTCTTTGAAATCccaccaactcattcacagtggagttaaaccattcagctgtgatcagtgtggacagggttttactcacaagagtacaTTAAAAactcatcaactcattcacagtggagttaaaccattcaactgtgatcagtgtggaaaggcttttactcacgtGCTCTCTTTAAAATCCCACCAACtcgttcacagtggagttaaaccattcagctgtgatcagtgtggaaaggcttttactcagaagagtacgttaaaaaatcatcaactcattcacagtggagttaaaccattcaactgtgatcagtgtgtgaaaacatttactcaacatgaacagttgtcgatccatcaatgcccccattctggtagaaagcggtaccactgtgactcctgtgaaaaaactttcagctCCCAACAGACCTTAAAatatcaccaacgcatccacactggacatgatgtgtggatatgtgatcactgtggcaaACTATTTGTAATGTACTcgcagttaaaagctcatgaagtgacccacactggggttaaaccatacatttgtgaccagtgtgggaaacgctacagctcCACTGCatacctcaaagttcaccaacgtgtccacactggggagagaccatacagatgtgacaagtgtaagaagacttttacaactttgggttccctgaaacaacaccagcagatccacaccagaaagaaagcattcaatcagtgtcacagtgag aacggaacagatggacaaaactctcagacttgtcagcactctgccaatggtgaacagtgctgctttgaccagtctggaccaacgtccaaccaacaaggaaccctacaacgacaccagcgtatgcacactggacacagactgaacccctgccaagaagatttctccatgcaggattcagtaaaagttcatgaagtcctccacaaacttaaagtccttgagatccggcttcacagaattcaggtctaa
- the LOC127534128 gene encoding gastrula zinc finger protein XlCGF26.1-like isoform X1, with translation MDSSQKKCKHSNGMRCGTSEVDKDGSATTAKRDKSLSCEQCGKTFITATKLRIHKRIHTVEKPFRCDQCGKAFTKKSDLKRHQLVHSGVKPFSCDQCGKAFTDRSNLAKHQLIHSGVKPFSCDQCGQGFTHKNNLAKHQLIHSGVKPFTCDQCGKGFTRRSHLKRHQLIHSGVKPFNCDQCGKAFTRVLSLKSHQLIHSGEKLFDCDQCGKAFTRVLSLKSHQLIHSGVKPFSCDQCGQGFTHKSTLKTHQLIHSGVKPFNCDQCGKAFTHVLSLKSHQLVHSGVKPFSCDQCGKAFTQKSTLKNHQLIHSGVKPFNCDQCVKTFTQHEQLSIHQCPHSGRKRYHCDSCEKTFSSQQTLKYHQRIHTGHDVWICDHCGKLFVMYSQLKAHEVTHTGVKPYICDQCGKRYSSTAYLKVHQRVHTGERPYRCDKCKKTFTTLGSLKQHQQIHTRKKAFNQCHSEQNGTDGQNSQTCQHSANGEQCCFDQSGPTSNQQGTLQRHQRMHTGHRLNPCQEDFSMQDSVKVHEVLHKLKVLEIRLHRIQV, from the exons atggattcttcacaaaaa aaatgtaaacacagcaatggaatGCGATGTGGGACTTCTGAGGTGGATAAGGATGGttcggcaacaacagcaaaaagagataaatcactcagttgtgagcaatgtggcaagacttttatcacagcaacaaagctaagaattcacaaacgtattcacactgtggagaaaccattcaggtgtgatcagtgtggaaaggcttttactaagaagagtgatttaaaaagacatcaactcgttcacagtggagttaaaccattcagctgtgatcagtgtggaaaggcttttactgacaGGAGTAATctagcaaaacatcaactcattcacagtggagttaaaccattcagctgtgatcagtgtggacaGGGTTTTACTCACAAGAATAATctagcaaaacatcaactcattcacagtggagttaaaccattcacctgtgatcagtgtggaaagggtTTTACTCGGAGgagtcacttaaaaagacatcaactcattcacagtggagttaaaccattcaactgtgatcagtgtggaaaggcttttactcgcgTGCTCTCTTTGAAAtcccatcaactcattcacagtggagagAAATTGTTtgactgtgatcagtgtggaaaggcttttactcgcgTGCTCTCTTTGAAATCccaccaactcattcacagtggagttaaaccattcagctgtgatcagtgtggacagggttttactcacaagagtacaTTAAAAactcatcaactcattcacagtggagttaaaccattcaactgtgatcagtgtggaaaggcttttactcacgtGCTCTCTTTAAAATCCCACCAACtcgttcacagtggagttaaaccattcagctgtgatcagtgtggaaaggcttttactcagaagagtacgttaaaaaatcatcaactcattcacagtggagttaaaccattcaactgtgatcagtgtgtgaaaacatttactcaacatgaacagttgtcgatccatcaatgcccccattctggtagaaagcggtaccactgtgactcctgtgaaaaaactttcagctCCCAACAGACCTTAAAatatcaccaacgcatccacactggacatgatgtgtggatatgtgatcactgtggcaaACTATTTGTAATGTACTcgcagttaaaagctcatgaagtgacccacactggggttaaaccatacatttgtgaccagtgtgggaaacgctacagctcCACTGCatacctcaaagttcaccaacgtgtccacactggggagagaccatacagatgtgacaagtgtaagaagacttttacaactttgggttccctgaaacaacaccagcagatccacaccagaaagaaagcattcaatcagtgtcacagtgag cagaacggaacagatggacaaaactctcagacttgtcagcactctgccaatggtgaacagtgctgctttgaccagtctggaccaacgtccaaccaacaaggaaccctacaacgacaccagcgtatgcacactggacacagactgaacccctgccaagaagatttctccatgcaggattcagtaaaagttcatgaagtcctccacaaacttaaagtccttgagatccggcttcacagaattcaggtctaa
- the LOC127534128 gene encoding gastrula zinc finger protein XlCGF26.1-like isoform X2 yields the protein MDSSQKKCKHSNGMRCGTSEVDKDGSATTAKRDKSLSCEQCGKTFITATKLRIHKRIHTVEKPFRCDQCGKAFTKKSDLKRHQLVHSGVKPFSCDQCGKAFTDRSNLAKHQLIHSGVKPFSCDQCGQGFTHKNNLAKHQLIHSGVKPFTCDQCGKGFTRRSHLKRHQLIHSGVKPFNCDQCGKAFTRVLSLKSHQLIHSGEKLFDCDQCGKAFTRVLSLKSHQLIHSGVKPFSCDQCGQGFTHKSTLKTHQLIHSGVKPFNCDQCGKAFTHVLSLKSHQLVHSGVKPFSCDQCGKAFTQKSTLKNHQLIHSGVKPFNCDQCVKTFTQHEQLSIHQCPHSGRKRYHCDSCEKTFSSQQTLKYHQRIHTGHDVWICDHCGKLFVMYSQLKAHEVTHTGVKPYICDQCGKRYSSTAYLKVHQRVHTGERPYRCDKCKKTFTTLGSLKQHQQIHTRKKAFNQCHSEQNGTDGQNSQTCQHSANGEQCCFDQSGPTSNQQGTLQRHQRMHTGHRLNPCQEDFSMQDSVKVHEVLHKLKVLEIRLHRIQV from the exons aaatgtaaacacagcaatggaatGCGATGTGGGACTTCTGAGGTGGATAAGGATGGttcggcaacaacagcaaaaagagataaatcactcagttgtgagcaatgtggcaagacttttatcacagcaacaaagctaagaattcacaaacgtattcacactgtggagaaaccattcaggtgtgatcagtgtggaaaggcttttactaagaagagtgatttaaaaagacatcaactcgttcacagtggagttaaaccattcagctgtgatcagtgtggaaaggcttttactgacaGGAGTAATctagcaaaacatcaactcattcacagtggagttaaaccattcagctgtgatcagtgtggacaGGGTTTTACTCACAAGAATAATctagcaaaacatcaactcattcacagtggagttaaaccattcacctgtgatcagtgtggaaagggtTTTACTCGGAGgagtcacttaaaaagacatcaactcattcacagtggagttaaaccattcaactgtgatcagtgtggaaaggcttttactcgcgTGCTCTCTTTGAAAtcccatcaactcattcacagtggagagAAATTGTTtgactgtgatcagtgtggaaaggcttttactcgcgTGCTCTCTTTGAAATCccaccaactcattcacagtggagttaaaccattcagctgtgatcagtgtggacagggttttactcacaagagtacaTTAAAAactcatcaactcattcacagtggagttaaaccattcaactgtgatcagtgtggaaaggcttttactcacgtGCTCTCTTTAAAATCCCACCAACtcgttcacagtggagttaaaccattcagctgtgatcagtgtggaaaggcttttactcagaagagtacgttaaaaaatcatcaactcattcacagtggagttaaaccattcaactgtgatcagtgtgtgaaaacatttactcaacatgaacagttgtcgatccatcaatgcccccattctggtagaaagcggtaccactgtgactcctgtgaaaaaactttcagctCCCAACAGACCTTAAAatatcaccaacgcatccacactggacatgatgtgtggatatgtgatcactgtggcaaACTATTTGTAATGTACTcgcagttaaaagctcatgaagtgacccacactggggttaaaccatacatttgtgaccagtgtgggaaacgctacagctcCACTGCatacctcaaagttcaccaacgtgtccacactggggagagaccatacagatgtgacaagtgtaagaagacttttacaactttgggttccctgaaacaacaccagcagatccacaccagaaagaaagcattcaatcagtgtcacagtgag cagaacggaacagatggacaaaactctcagacttgtcagcactctgccaatggtgaacagtgctgctttgaccagtctggaccaacgtccaaccaacaaggaaccctacaacgacaccagcgtatgcacactggacacagactgaacccctgccaagaagatttctccatgcaggattcagtaaaagttcatgaagtcctccacaaacttaaagtccttgagatccggcttcacagaattcaggtctaa